Proteins encoded in a region of the Pieris rapae chromosome 10, ilPieRapa1.1, whole genome shotgun sequence genome:
- the LOC110994240 gene encoding neither inactivation nor afterpotential protein C isoform X1 has product MYEIRTRDGLNVSSLSSPHDRYKIEKKLGSGIFGKVFQASDDQAAGKSVAVKVINLTDTKEQHIHEECKILRDFTKHPNIIDFYGVFCERSEYVKKIWFVIELCEFGSVIDIVRKLNAMDKKMSEEHIAYILKYTIKALVYLHENKVMHRNVRASNILIKNNGEIKICDFSLCCQLKDALDKTTSYIGSPSWMAPEMVTRGEEGYDNRVDVWALGITTIEMVDGKGPFEDMHPTGALFQIVRNPPPGVLKPAMSSNEINDFINECLEKNPEHRPFIMELEEHPFIQSVPENDFHLSTEIKMLANDLQEKETPPRKPERIIKDGLLITQGRHEPETMQVEDLAALECLTEENILSEIHTKLEKGSFMSFIGDILLILNPNSSDDIYNEEYHKKYECKSRSDNEPHIFSVADSAYQNALHHNEQQYIVFSGESKSGKTTSVLHALSHLTYLGAMKNNTGERIQNATTIILACISAATPIHSNSTRGIFHIQVTYGSSGKLSGAIFWLYQLEKWRVSSTDMSHANFNIMYYFYDSKEADNKLSELHLERNRKHRYLRILDDSIRGIQGARENPRDNAKRYKDIIEYLKLLDWQEDEITFFETVLAAILVLGNVRFRDGKSGSAEIENPDEAKKVAKLLSLDEVKFMWALLNYCLIENGNAVKRKHSTDEARDARDTLASTLYKRLVDWMINLINSKLSFMRQVFGDKYSVSLIDVFGFECYHRNRLEQLIVNTTNEQLQFLYNQKIFAWEMQEEEEEEVPVLPLHYYDNKNSVDQLLAKPHGIFYILDEASRTGGGQDFIMSTVRASCKGPYVKLAGSHEFSVAHYTGKVNYDTREMADKNKDFLPPEMTETMRASTNLTMQQLFKNRLTKTGNLTLAPNENESSANRTKSQKEQENIKARKFNTVSKGQYSQVRRMRTAAATYRVTSLEILKQLSTSNGLHFVRCVRTDLNDNPRGFQTEVVKQQLRAMAVLDTAKARQCGFSYRIPFAEFIKRYRFLAFDFDENVDETKDNCRLLMIRLKMEGWELGKSKAFLKYYNEEFLSRLYETQVKKIVKVQSMMRTFLAKRKAVQSKSKAMHIKELKKQKSANMNDEEAALVIQKAYRGFVVRKAYGPIVNKTTGEIDEETSSFLKRFARKWKSRSLFQVLLQYRALRYQDLVNFSQQIHIYNQVLVEGLLNTNSSVLLERIDPHARKEFLGTPRPTVWKLPFRLDEIQYFDTSHMCDPKVKSNDTFASQYDSDHEQWDEPFKHRFSSSGSTTRTKSTQTLLSVPFCRDPTQPMPKLPDEPKTEYVPNRPVLYNKKHVSSPQKFYQPPTPWATNNEDTFENTVPRRSTSFYGPDSEACDPIRELQALAKSTGDLNTDDDNPPFNFQAMLKKTPKNRASMKRYGENDGSFERTQAPPKRIITPTEQTNAYRGPRRSESGNMISAPTTPTSPSGRYNYDDPVSRSDDYLKPKNNFIDNRDETKTVEIAPGISVEGTVTDL; this is encoded by the exons ATGTACGAAATTAGAACGAGGGATGGCTTGAACGTGTCATCGTTATCAAGCCCTCATGATcgttataaaattgaaaagaaaCTCGGATCAGGTATATTCGGAAAAGTATTTCAAGCATCCGACGACCAGGCTGCTGGTAAATCGGTCGCCGTCAAAGTTATCAATTTAACAGATACAAAAGAACAACACATTCATGaagaatgtaaaatattaagagaCTTCACGAAACACCCAAATATTATCGACTTTTACGGTGTCTTCTGCGAACGATCTGAATATGTCAAGAAAATATGGTTCGTCATTGAG CTATGCGAATTCGGATCTGTCATCGATATTGTCAGAAAACTGAATGCGATGGACAAAAAAATGTCCGAAGAACACATCGCTTACATCCTCAAATATACGATTAAG GCACTCGTTTATCTCCACGAGAACAAAGTTATGCATCGCAATGTACGAGCTagtaatatacttataaagaaCAATGgcgaaataaaaatctgcgaCTTCTCATTGTGCTGTCAATTAAAAGACGCTTTAGATAAAACGACATCCTATATTGGATCGCCGAGTTGGATGGCCCCTGAAATGGTAACTAGAGGTGAAGAGGGATATGACAACAGGGTTGATGTCTGGGCCCTGGGAATCACAACGATTGAAATGGTTGATGGAAAGGGGCCCTTCGAAGACATGCATCCCACTGGAGCCCTGTTTCAAATTGTGAGAAATCCACCCCCAGGCGTGCTGAAACCAGCGATGTCGtcaaatgaaattaatgattttataaatga GTGTCTTGAAAAAAATCCAGAACATCGGCCATTTATTATGGAGTTGGAAGAACATCCATTCATTCAGTCCGTCCCGGAAAATGATTTCCAT CTTTCTACGGAAATAAAAATGCTAGCAAATGACCTGcaagaaaaagaaacaccACCAAGAAAACCAGAACGCATCATTAAAGATGGTCTTCTTATTACGCAAGGTAGACACGAACCCGAAACCATGCAAGTAGAAGACTTAGCTGCTTTAGAATGCTTAACTGAGGAAAATATTCTAAGTGAAATACATACTAAATTAGAAAAGGGATCTTTTATGTCTTTCATTGgagatattttgttaatacttAATCCTAACTCTTCTGACGATATTTATAATGAAgag TATCACAAAAAGTATGAATGCAAATCTAGATCAGATAATGAGCCACACATTTTTTCTGTCGCTGACAGCGCTTACCAGAATGCTTTGCATCACAATGAACAGCAGTACATAGTTTTTTCTGGAGAAAGTAAATCCGGAAAAACGACAAGTGTACTCCACGCACTTTCGCACTTAACATACTTGGGCGCTATGAAAAATAACACAGGAGAGAGAATACAAAATGCAACTACTATAATCCTTGCCTGTATAAGTGCGGCTACTCCAATACACTCAAATTCTACGCGAGGAATTTTCCACATACAAGTCACTTACGGAAGCTCGGGAAAATTGAGCGGTGCCATATTTTGGTTATATCAACTTGAGAAATGGAGGGTATCCTCTActgatat GTCACATgccaatttcaatataatgtattatttttatgattctaAAGAAGCTGATAATAAACTGAGTGAACTTCATCTAGAACGAAATAGAAAGCACAGGTATCTGAGAATACTGGACGATTCAATAAGAGGCATTCAAGGTGCAAGGGAGAATCCTCGAGACAATGCTAAACGATACAAGGATATAATCGAGTATTTGAAATTGCTTGATTGGCAAGAAGATGAAATCACGTTCTTTGAAACTGTATTAGCAGCGATATTAGTTCTTGGTAATGTAAGATTTAGGGATGGTAAATCCGGTTCGGCGGAAATAGAAAACCCAGACGAAGCTAAAAAGGTGGCAAAACTATTGTCTCTTGATGAGGTAAAGTTTATGTGGGCTTTGCTCAACTACTGTTTGATAGAAAACGGAAATGCCGTAAAACGTAAACACTCAACTGACGAAGCTAGAGATGCAAGGGATACATTAGCAAGTACTTTATACAAAAGATTGGTCGATTGGATGATTAACTTGATTAATTCGAAATTATCATTTATGCGACAAGTTTT TGGCGATAAATATTCAGTCAGTTTAATTGACGTATTTGGTTTTGAATGCTATCACAGAAATAGACTAGAACAGTTAATTGTGAACACAACAAACGAACAGCTGCAATTTCTCTacaaccaaaaaatatttgcttggGAAATGCAAGAAGAAGAGGAAGAAGAAGTGCCAGTTTTACCTCTACACTATTACGATAATAAGAACTCGGTTGATCAACTTTTGGCGAAACCGCATggcatattttacattttagatgAAGCCAGCCGTACAGGAGGTGGACAGGATTTTATTATGA GCACAGTAAGAGCCTCATGTAAAGGGCCATACGTGAAGCTTGCTGGCAGTCACGAATTCAGCGTTGCTCACTACACGGGAAAAGTCAATTATGATACAAGGGAAATGGCTGACaagaataaagactttttaccACCTGAAATGACTGAAACTATGCGAGCCTCGACTAATCTAACGATGCAGCAGTTATTCAAAAACAGGCTCACAAAGACCGGCAATCTTACTTTGGCTCCAAATGAAAACGAATCTTCTGCTAATCGTACAAAATCACAAAAAGAGCAAGAAAATATCAAGGCTAGG AAATTCAACACTGTATCTAAGGGTCAATACTCACAAGTGCGAAGAATGAGGACTGCGGCTGCGACATACAGAGTAACAAGTTTGGAAATTCTAAAGCAACTTTCAACGAGCAACGGTTTACACTTTGTCCGGTGTGTCCGAACAGATCTGAATGACAATCCTCGAGGATTTCAAACTGAAGTCGTGAAGCAGCAATTGAGAGCGATGGCGGTGTTGGACACAGCAAAAGCTCGTCAGTGTGGCTTTTCGTATCGCATACCGTTTGCTGAATTCATTAAAAG ATACCGTTTCCTGGCttttgattttgatgaaaatgtCGACGAAACAAAAGACAATTGCCGCCTCTTAATGATCAGACTGAAAATGGAAGGATGGGAATTAGGAAAATCGAAAgcgtttttgaaatattacaatGAAGAGTTCTTATCCAG ATTGTATGAGACACAAGTGAAGAAAATAGTTAAGGTGCAAAGTATGATGCGTACCTTCTTAGCGAAGAGGAAAGCTGTGCAAAGCAAATCCAAGGCTATGCATA tcaaggaattaaaaaaacagaagtCGGCAAACATGAACGATGAAGAGGCTGCTTTGGTTATACAGAAAG CATACAGAGGTTTCGTTGTCCGAAAGGCATATGGTCCAATAGTCAACAAAACAACTGGCGAGATTGATGAGGAGACTTCGTCTTTTCTGAAGCGCTTTGCGAGGAAGTGGAAGAGTAGATCGCTTTTCCAAGTTCTTCTCCAGTACCGTGCTCTTCGGTACCAGGACCTAGTTAATTTCTCACAACAG ATACACATTTACAACCAAGTTTTAGTTGAGGGATTATTGAACACAAATTCATCAGTATTACTTGAACGTATTGATCCACACGCCAGGAAAGAATTCCTTGGAACCCCGCGTCCAACTGTCTGGAAGCTGCCTTTCAGACTTGATGAAATTCAGTATTTCGACACCTCGCACATGTGCGATCCCAAAGTGAAAAGCAA CGACACATTTGCCAGTCAATACGATTCAGACCACGAGCAGTGGGACGAACCTTTCAAACATCGGTTTAGTTCTTCAGGATCAACCACCAGAACGAAGAGTACACAGACCCTCCTTAGCGTGCCCTTCTGCAGAGATCCCACGCAGCCTATGCCCAAGTTGCCGGACGAGCCCAAGACGGAGTACGTTCCCAATAGACCCGTGCTCTACAACAAGAAGCACGTCTCTTCGCCACAAAAGTTCTATCAGCCCCCAACGCCGTGGGCGACAAATAACGAAGACACCTTTGAAAACACAGTTCCTAGACGCAGCACCAGCTTTTACGGCCCCGATTCGGAGGCGTGTGATCCCATACGCGAGCTGCAAGCTCTGGCCAAGTCTACAGGGGATTTAAACACTGACGATGACAATCCTCCGTTTAATTTTCAAGCTATGCtaaaaaaaacaccaaaaaatAGAGCTTCTATGAAGCGGTATGGAGAAAATGACGGTAGTTTTGAAAGAACTCAAGCGCCGCCGAAACGTATAATAACTCCTACGGAACAAACCAATGCCTATAGAGGACCGAGGCGGTCGGAAAGCGGAAACATGATTTCTGCGCCTACCACACCTACATCTCCTTCTGGTAGGTACAATTATGACGACCCGGTATCGAGATCTGATGACTATCTTAAGCCCAAAAACAACTTTATCGACAACAGAGATGAGACGAAAACAGTTGAAATAGCACCAGGCATTTCTGTAGAAGGAACAGTGACGGACTTGTAA
- the LOC110994240 gene encoding neither inactivation nor afterpotential protein C isoform X2 produces MYEIRTRDGLNVSSLSSPHDRYKIEKKLGSGIFGKVFQASDDQAAGKSVAVKVINLTDTKEQHIHEECKILRDFTKHPNIIDFYGVFCERSEYVKKIWFVIELCEFGSVIDIVRKLNAMDKKMSEEHIAYILKYTIKALVYLHENKVMHRNVRASNILIKNNGEIKICDFSLCCQLKDALDKTTSYIGSPSWMAPEMVTRGEEGYDNRVDVWALGITTIEMVDGKGPFEDMHPTGALFQIVRNPPPGVLKPAMSSNEINDFINECLEKNPEHRPFIMELEEHPFIQSVPENDFHLSTEIKMLANDLQEKETPPRKPERIIKDGLLITQGRHEPETMQVEDLAALECLTEENILSEIHTKLEKGSFMSFIGDILLILNPNSSDDIYNEEYHKKYECKSRSDNEPHIFSVADSAYQNALHHNEQQYIVFSGESKSGKTTSVLHALSHLTYLGAMKNNTGERIQNATTIILACISAATPIHSNSTRGIFHIQVTYGSSGKLSGAIFWLYQLEKWRVSSTDMSHANFNIMYYFYDSKEADNKLSELHLERNRKHRYLRILDDSIRGIQGARENPRDNAKRYKDIIEYLKLLDWQEDEITFFETVLAAILVLGNVRFRDGKSGSAEIENPDEAKKVAKLLSLDEVKFMWALLNYCLIENGNAVKRKHSTDEARDARDTLASTLYKRLVDWMINLINSKLSFMRQVFGDKYSVSLIDVFGFECYHRNRLEQLIVNTTNEQLQFLYNQKIFAWEMQEEEEEEVPVLPLHYYDNKNSVDQLLAKPHGIFYILDEASRTGGGQDFIMSTVRASCKGPYVKLAGSHEFSVAHYTGKVNYDTREMADKNKDFLPPEMTETMRASTNLTMQQLFKNRLTKTGNLTLAPNENESSANRTKSQKEQENIKARKFNTVSKGQYSQVRRMRTAAATYRVTSLEILKQLSTSNGLHFVRCVRTDLNDNPRGFQTEVVKQQLRAMAVLDTAKARQCGFSYRIPFAEFIKRYRFLAFDFDENVDETKDNCRLLMIRLKMEGWELGKSKAFLKYYNEEFLSRLYETQVKKIVKVQSMMRTFLAKRKAVQSKSKAMHIKELKKQKSANMNDEEAALVIQKAYRGFVVRKAYGPIVNKTTGEIDEETSSFLKRFARKWKSRSLFQVLLQYRALRYQDLVNFSQQIHIYNQVLVEGLLNTNSSVLLERIDPHARKEFLGTPRPTVWKLPFRLDEIQYFDTSHMCDPKVKSNSSGSTTRTKSTQTLLSVPFCRDPTQPMPKLPDEPKTEYVPNRPVLYNKKHVSSPQKFYQPPTPWATNNEDTFENTVPRRSTSFYGPDSEACDPIRELQALAKSTGDLNTDDDNPPFNFQAMLKKTPKNRASMKRYGENDGSFERTQAPPKRIITPTEQTNAYRGPRRSESGNMISAPTTPTSPSGRYNYDDPVSRSDDYLKPKNNFIDNRDETKTVEIAPGISVEGTVTDL; encoded by the exons ATGTACGAAATTAGAACGAGGGATGGCTTGAACGTGTCATCGTTATCAAGCCCTCATGATcgttataaaattgaaaagaaaCTCGGATCAGGTATATTCGGAAAAGTATTTCAAGCATCCGACGACCAGGCTGCTGGTAAATCGGTCGCCGTCAAAGTTATCAATTTAACAGATACAAAAGAACAACACATTCATGaagaatgtaaaatattaagagaCTTCACGAAACACCCAAATATTATCGACTTTTACGGTGTCTTCTGCGAACGATCTGAATATGTCAAGAAAATATGGTTCGTCATTGAG CTATGCGAATTCGGATCTGTCATCGATATTGTCAGAAAACTGAATGCGATGGACAAAAAAATGTCCGAAGAACACATCGCTTACATCCTCAAATATACGATTAAG GCACTCGTTTATCTCCACGAGAACAAAGTTATGCATCGCAATGTACGAGCTagtaatatacttataaagaaCAATGgcgaaataaaaatctgcgaCTTCTCATTGTGCTGTCAATTAAAAGACGCTTTAGATAAAACGACATCCTATATTGGATCGCCGAGTTGGATGGCCCCTGAAATGGTAACTAGAGGTGAAGAGGGATATGACAACAGGGTTGATGTCTGGGCCCTGGGAATCACAACGATTGAAATGGTTGATGGAAAGGGGCCCTTCGAAGACATGCATCCCACTGGAGCCCTGTTTCAAATTGTGAGAAATCCACCCCCAGGCGTGCTGAAACCAGCGATGTCGtcaaatgaaattaatgattttataaatga GTGTCTTGAAAAAAATCCAGAACATCGGCCATTTATTATGGAGTTGGAAGAACATCCATTCATTCAGTCCGTCCCGGAAAATGATTTCCAT CTTTCTACGGAAATAAAAATGCTAGCAAATGACCTGcaagaaaaagaaacaccACCAAGAAAACCAGAACGCATCATTAAAGATGGTCTTCTTATTACGCAAGGTAGACACGAACCCGAAACCATGCAAGTAGAAGACTTAGCTGCTTTAGAATGCTTAACTGAGGAAAATATTCTAAGTGAAATACATACTAAATTAGAAAAGGGATCTTTTATGTCTTTCATTGgagatattttgttaatacttAATCCTAACTCTTCTGACGATATTTATAATGAAgag TATCACAAAAAGTATGAATGCAAATCTAGATCAGATAATGAGCCACACATTTTTTCTGTCGCTGACAGCGCTTACCAGAATGCTTTGCATCACAATGAACAGCAGTACATAGTTTTTTCTGGAGAAAGTAAATCCGGAAAAACGACAAGTGTACTCCACGCACTTTCGCACTTAACATACTTGGGCGCTATGAAAAATAACACAGGAGAGAGAATACAAAATGCAACTACTATAATCCTTGCCTGTATAAGTGCGGCTACTCCAATACACTCAAATTCTACGCGAGGAATTTTCCACATACAAGTCACTTACGGAAGCTCGGGAAAATTGAGCGGTGCCATATTTTGGTTATATCAACTTGAGAAATGGAGGGTATCCTCTActgatat GTCACATgccaatttcaatataatgtattatttttatgattctaAAGAAGCTGATAATAAACTGAGTGAACTTCATCTAGAACGAAATAGAAAGCACAGGTATCTGAGAATACTGGACGATTCAATAAGAGGCATTCAAGGTGCAAGGGAGAATCCTCGAGACAATGCTAAACGATACAAGGATATAATCGAGTATTTGAAATTGCTTGATTGGCAAGAAGATGAAATCACGTTCTTTGAAACTGTATTAGCAGCGATATTAGTTCTTGGTAATGTAAGATTTAGGGATGGTAAATCCGGTTCGGCGGAAATAGAAAACCCAGACGAAGCTAAAAAGGTGGCAAAACTATTGTCTCTTGATGAGGTAAAGTTTATGTGGGCTTTGCTCAACTACTGTTTGATAGAAAACGGAAATGCCGTAAAACGTAAACACTCAACTGACGAAGCTAGAGATGCAAGGGATACATTAGCAAGTACTTTATACAAAAGATTGGTCGATTGGATGATTAACTTGATTAATTCGAAATTATCATTTATGCGACAAGTTTT TGGCGATAAATATTCAGTCAGTTTAATTGACGTATTTGGTTTTGAATGCTATCACAGAAATAGACTAGAACAGTTAATTGTGAACACAACAAACGAACAGCTGCAATTTCTCTacaaccaaaaaatatttgcttggGAAATGCAAGAAGAAGAGGAAGAAGAAGTGCCAGTTTTACCTCTACACTATTACGATAATAAGAACTCGGTTGATCAACTTTTGGCGAAACCGCATggcatattttacattttagatgAAGCCAGCCGTACAGGAGGTGGACAGGATTTTATTATGA GCACAGTAAGAGCCTCATGTAAAGGGCCATACGTGAAGCTTGCTGGCAGTCACGAATTCAGCGTTGCTCACTACACGGGAAAAGTCAATTATGATACAAGGGAAATGGCTGACaagaataaagactttttaccACCTGAAATGACTGAAACTATGCGAGCCTCGACTAATCTAACGATGCAGCAGTTATTCAAAAACAGGCTCACAAAGACCGGCAATCTTACTTTGGCTCCAAATGAAAACGAATCTTCTGCTAATCGTACAAAATCACAAAAAGAGCAAGAAAATATCAAGGCTAGG AAATTCAACACTGTATCTAAGGGTCAATACTCACAAGTGCGAAGAATGAGGACTGCGGCTGCGACATACAGAGTAACAAGTTTGGAAATTCTAAAGCAACTTTCAACGAGCAACGGTTTACACTTTGTCCGGTGTGTCCGAACAGATCTGAATGACAATCCTCGAGGATTTCAAACTGAAGTCGTGAAGCAGCAATTGAGAGCGATGGCGGTGTTGGACACAGCAAAAGCTCGTCAGTGTGGCTTTTCGTATCGCATACCGTTTGCTGAATTCATTAAAAG ATACCGTTTCCTGGCttttgattttgatgaaaatgtCGACGAAACAAAAGACAATTGCCGCCTCTTAATGATCAGACTGAAAATGGAAGGATGGGAATTAGGAAAATCGAAAgcgtttttgaaatattacaatGAAGAGTTCTTATCCAG ATTGTATGAGACACAAGTGAAGAAAATAGTTAAGGTGCAAAGTATGATGCGTACCTTCTTAGCGAAGAGGAAAGCTGTGCAAAGCAAATCCAAGGCTATGCATA tcaaggaattaaaaaaacagaagtCGGCAAACATGAACGATGAAGAGGCTGCTTTGGTTATACAGAAAG CATACAGAGGTTTCGTTGTCCGAAAGGCATATGGTCCAATAGTCAACAAAACAACTGGCGAGATTGATGAGGAGACTTCGTCTTTTCTGAAGCGCTTTGCGAGGAAGTGGAAGAGTAGATCGCTTTTCCAAGTTCTTCTCCAGTACCGTGCTCTTCGGTACCAGGACCTAGTTAATTTCTCACAACAG ATACACATTTACAACCAAGTTTTAGTTGAGGGATTATTGAACACAAATTCATCAGTATTACTTGAACGTATTGATCCACACGCCAGGAAAGAATTCCTTGGAACCCCGCGTCCAACTGTCTGGAAGCTGCCTTTCAGACTTGATGAAATTCAGTATTTCGACACCTCGCACATGTGCGATCCCAAAGTGAAAAGCAA TTCTTCAGGATCAACCACCAGAACGAAGAGTACACAGACCCTCCTTAGCGTGCCCTTCTGCAGAGATCCCACGCAGCCTATGCCCAAGTTGCCGGACGAGCCCAAGACGGAGTACGTTCCCAATAGACCCGTGCTCTACAACAAGAAGCACGTCTCTTCGCCACAAAAGTTCTATCAGCCCCCAACGCCGTGGGCGACAAATAACGAAGACACCTTTGAAAACACAGTTCCTAGACGCAGCACCAGCTTTTACGGCCCCGATTCGGAGGCGTGTGATCCCATACGCGAGCTGCAAGCTCTGGCCAAGTCTACAGGGGATTTAAACACTGACGATGACAATCCTCCGTTTAATTTTCAAGCTATGCtaaaaaaaacaccaaaaaatAGAGCTTCTATGAAGCGGTATGGAGAAAATGACGGTAGTTTTGAAAGAACTCAAGCGCCGCCGAAACGTATAATAACTCCTACGGAACAAACCAATGCCTATAGAGGACCGAGGCGGTCGGAAAGCGGAAACATGATTTCTGCGCCTACCACACCTACATCTCCTTCTGGTAGGTACAATTATGACGACCCGGTATCGAGATCTGATGACTATCTTAAGCCCAAAAACAACTTTATCGACAACAGAGATGAGACGAAAACAGTTGAAATAGCACCAGGCATTTCTGTAGAAGGAACAGTGACGGACTTGTAA